Proteins encoded together in one Planctopirus ephydatiae window:
- a CDS encoding methylated-DNA--[protein]-cysteine S-methyltransferase, which translates to MIPYTITPTEFGLLMVAGSSRGLLYVAMSGDAESLAEDFSRRFGKKGLQLGVRLTDSSASKLFHWTQQILDYLAGKLQDWSLSLDVQGTPFQQEVWEALRQIPYGETRTYAQLATSIGKPAAVRAVANACGANPLVIVIPCHRVIGSDGQLTGFRWGIERKAALLKLERLLVD; encoded by the coding sequence ATGATTCCTTATACGATCACTCCGACTGAGTTCGGGTTATTGATGGTCGCCGGTAGTTCTCGTGGACTTTTGTATGTCGCGATGAGCGGTGACGCGGAGAGTCTGGCTGAGGATTTTTCCCGCAGATTCGGAAAGAAAGGCCTGCAACTGGGTGTTCGCCTAACTGACTCCTCAGCGAGCAAACTCTTCCACTGGACTCAGCAGATTCTCGATTACCTTGCGGGAAAGCTGCAGGACTGGAGTCTCTCGTTGGATGTGCAGGGAACGCCATTTCAGCAGGAGGTGTGGGAGGCTTTAAGGCAAATTCCTTATGGTGAAACTCGCACATACGCTCAACTGGCGACGAGCATTGGCAAGCCGGCGGCTGTCCGTGCTGTCGCCAATGCCTGCGGGGCCAATCCATTGGTAATCGTGATCCCCTGCCATCGGGTGATTGGCAGTGATGGTCAATTGACGGGCTTCCGCTGGGGAATCGAGCGTAAGGCGGCACTTCTCAAACTCGAACGGTTACTGGTTGATTGA
- a CDS encoding GH3 auxin-responsive promoter family protein: protein MLRMLRYLGGKLVRRRLSQVADEYLSRCEQCYRTQRETLSRILALNATSEFSRKHGLKASLSPDDYRLQIPVSDFELVRPYIEQVQRGATSALLGPNNPLLMFALSSGTTAESKYIPITKPFLDDYRRGWNIWGLRFFNDHEKANRLDIVQLTSDYEQFHTSGGTPCGNISGLVTSMQSRIVRSMYTIPPEVAKVRDTEAKSYISLRCAMANEHVGLITTANPSTLIRWAQLANEHKETLIRDIHDGTIHYAQSIPAEFRTVFTKGHFRPNKSRALWLENLVQQTGQLTPGDFWPHLQALAVWTGGAVKHYLPSMRKLYGDVPVRDHGLSASEGRMTIPLEDETSSGVLDIGTHYFEFIPEAEYGRSNPVVLGAHELELGQDYYILLTTTSGLYRYDIRDVVRCTGFYHQTPMLEFLHKGAHISNLTGEKLAESQVVNAVHHASRELHCEVGCFTVAPVWGAPPHYRLHTESLAEGVSASRLAKAIDCQLINSNCEYRDKRESQRLGPLEVITVPQGTWQAFRQDRLQRKGGSLEQYKHPCLVPDLDFNEKIATLSGLSKASVAAPHFLSVEHAARIHTHNGVEYS from the coding sequence ATGCTGAGGATGTTGCGTTACCTTGGAGGCAAGCTCGTCCGGCGTCGTTTGAGCCAAGTTGCCGACGAATATCTTTCTCGTTGTGAGCAGTGCTATCGGACTCAGCGGGAGACGTTGTCGAGAATTCTGGCACTTAATGCGACCAGTGAGTTCTCGCGCAAGCACGGATTAAAGGCTTCGCTTTCGCCAGATGATTACCGGCTCCAGATTCCGGTCTCAGATTTTGAACTCGTCAGGCCTTACATTGAACAGGTCCAACGGGGAGCGACCTCTGCACTGCTGGGGCCGAATAATCCACTCCTGATGTTCGCATTGAGCAGTGGAACGACTGCTGAATCGAAGTATATTCCCATCACAAAACCATTTCTTGATGATTACCGGCGTGGATGGAATATCTGGGGGCTTCGTTTCTTTAACGATCACGAAAAAGCCAATCGGCTCGACATCGTGCAGCTGACAAGCGACTACGAACAGTTTCACACATCCGGCGGGACGCCTTGCGGCAACATCAGCGGCCTGGTCACTAGCATGCAGAGCCGTATTGTGCGCTCGATGTATACGATTCCACCCGAAGTTGCCAAGGTTCGAGACACAGAGGCCAAGAGCTATATCAGCCTTCGATGTGCGATGGCCAACGAACATGTGGGATTGATTACGACTGCTAATCCGAGCACATTAATTCGATGGGCACAACTGGCCAACGAACACAAAGAGACTCTCATCCGAGATATCCACGACGGCACGATCCACTACGCACAGTCGATCCCGGCAGAATTTCGGACGGTCTTTACAAAGGGCCATTTTCGCCCCAATAAATCGAGAGCGTTGTGGCTCGAAAATCTCGTTCAGCAGACGGGGCAGTTAACTCCCGGCGATTTCTGGCCTCACCTGCAAGCACTGGCTGTCTGGACGGGTGGTGCCGTCAAGCATTATTTACCTTCCATGAGAAAGCTCTATGGCGATGTCCCTGTGAGAGATCACGGGCTTTCTGCCAGCGAAGGCCGCATGACGATTCCTCTCGAAGACGAAACGAGTTCTGGCGTACTGGATATCGGAACTCACTACTTTGAATTCATCCCGGAAGCTGAGTATGGTCGCTCGAATCCTGTCGTTCTAGGGGCTCATGAACTCGAACTGGGGCAGGATTACTACATACTCCTCACAACGACGTCTGGCCTTTATCGTTACGATATCCGCGATGTCGTGAGATGCACGGGGTTTTACCATCAAACTCCCATGCTGGAGTTTCTCCACAAGGGAGCCCATATCTCTAATCTCACTGGTGAGAAGCTTGCCGAGTCCCAGGTCGTAAACGCCGTTCATCATGCGTCTCGCGAGCTTCATTGTGAAGTCGGTTGTTTTACTGTCGCTCCTGTTTGGGGGGCTCCCCCTCACTACAGGTTGCATACAGAAAGTCTTGCTGAAGGTGTCTCTGCTTCTCGGCTGGCGAAGGCCATCGATTGCCAATTGATCAACTCGAATTGCGAGTATCGAGACAAACGTGAATCTCAAAGGCTGGGGCCTCTCGAAGTGATCACAGTGCCCCAGGGAACGTGGCAAGCCTTTCGCCAGGATCGACTCCAGCGCAAAGGTGGCTCGCTCGAACAATACAAGCATCCTTGCCTGGTTCCAGATCTCGATTTCAACGAGAAAATCGCGACTCTCTCAGGCCTTTCCAAAGCCAGCGTGGCCGCTCCGCATTTTCTCTCGGTTGAACACGCCGCCAGAATTCACACCCATAATGGTGTCGAGTATTCGTAA
- a CDS encoding small basic protein, which translates to MLWFIAGTTDEIWSWVVSIDKSLKRKGRLARSRNVLSRSERILQMIGEDKLGSQDSPFGLPKLRIVKMVIGKKKKKKAAEDKKDDKKKAAKKK; encoded by the coding sequence ATGCTCTGGTTCATTGCCGGAACTACTGACGAGATCTGGAGTTGGGTCGTGTCGATCGATAAAAGTTTGAAGCGTAAGGGCCGTCTCGCACGTTCCCGCAATGTTTTGTCGCGAAGTGAGCGAATTCTGCAGATGATTGGAGAAGACAAGCTGGGCTCACAGGACAGCCCGTTTGGACTTCCCAAGCTTCGTATCGTGAAGATGGTGATTGGTAAGAAGAAGAAAAAGAAGGCTGCAGAAGATAAGAAGGATGATAAGAAGAAGGCAGCGAAGAAGAAGTAG
- a CDS encoding SLC5/6 family protein, with amino-acid sequence MSSSRGAWASRIGLVLAMAGNAVGLGNFLRFPGLCTKYGGAFLIPYFIALLLLGIPLMWVEWSIGRYGGQFGHSTAPGVFDKLWRNRFSKYLGALGVALPLLITIYYCYIESWCLAYTWYSVTRPFAPQEGDTQKILYSPVSPQFVTEVAAWKSSRALALPITRTEWEQKGQNLKSANPRRFEKLNPPAIFSNLDTNRDDSLTTDELTLQSSNNSNLMRDLISQDRESQLTKEPITQAEWLAATEDILQHNPEMARLLKLPSDAAFTAIDLNKNSALDPPERLAIEKPLANARTQLFLDEYLGSRSYEDPAIEATYFRTLWPAVFFWIVTVAINCLVLGTDINAGIERLAKIAMPALIIFAIILAVRVLTFQSPSTAEHGYTVWDGMNFIWEPRFDQLANPEMWLAAAGQIFFTLSVGTGSILCYASYLKRNDDCALTGLATASTNEFCEVVLGGSIAIPMAVAVFGLFGAQAIASGGSFNIGFVAMPLIFEQMPLGRLFGPIWFALLFFAGITSSVALASPMMAFLQDEFGISRKSAAGILFGILIGFGIPVVVFPGSAYLDQLDFWAGTLGLFIFALIELIIFGWIFGGKEMWAEMTRGAQIPMPRFVYYLVRYVAPIYMFVILGLWILQEWQTLTSVESFLPEQRGYIWMARASVVTVIGLVALLVGLAWAIKNSSPPPERRE; translated from the coding sequence ATGAGTTCCTCCAGAGGTGCCTGGGCATCACGCATCGGCCTCGTGCTTGCCATGGCAGGTAATGCCGTCGGGCTCGGTAACTTCCTCAGATTCCCAGGCCTCTGCACAAAGTACGGCGGTGCCTTCCTCATCCCCTACTTCATCGCTCTCCTCCTCCTCGGAATCCCACTCATGTGGGTCGAATGGTCCATCGGTCGCTACGGCGGACAATTCGGACACTCCACCGCACCGGGCGTCTTCGATAAACTCTGGCGCAACCGCTTCTCTAAGTATCTAGGTGCTCTCGGCGTAGCACTCCCTTTACTCATTACCATCTACTATTGCTATATAGAGTCCTGGTGCCTCGCCTATACCTGGTATTCAGTCACCAGACCATTCGCCCCGCAGGAAGGCGATACCCAAAAGATTCTCTACTCGCCCGTCTCTCCACAGTTCGTCACAGAAGTCGCCGCCTGGAAATCATCCCGCGCTCTCGCACTCCCCATCACTCGCACTGAGTGGGAACAAAAAGGCCAGAATCTCAAATCCGCTAATCCTCGCCGCTTCGAAAAACTTAACCCGCCAGCCATCTTCTCCAACCTCGATACCAACCGCGACGACTCCCTCACCACTGATGAACTGACCCTGCAATCCTCCAACAACTCAAACCTCATGCGCGATCTCATCTCGCAGGATCGCGAGTCCCAACTCACCAAAGAACCCATCACTCAGGCCGAGTGGCTCGCCGCGACGGAAGACATCCTCCAGCACAATCCCGAAATGGCTCGCCTTCTCAAACTTCCCAGCGATGCTGCTTTCACCGCGATCGATCTCAATAAGAATAGCGCCCTCGATCCCCCCGAACGCCTGGCTATCGAAAAACCCCTCGCAAATGCCCGCACGCAACTCTTCCTAGACGAATACCTCGGCAGCCGCTCCTATGAAGACCCCGCCATCGAAGCTACCTACTTCCGCACTCTCTGGCCCGCCGTCTTCTTCTGGATTGTCACCGTAGCCATCAACTGCCTCGTCCTGGGGACTGATATCAATGCCGGCATCGAACGTCTCGCTAAAATCGCCATGCCCGCTCTCATTATCTTTGCGATCATCCTCGCTGTGCGCGTCCTCACGTTCCAGTCCCCATCCACAGCCGAGCATGGCTACACCGTCTGGGATGGTATGAACTTCATCTGGGAGCCACGCTTCGATCAACTCGCCAATCCCGAAATGTGGCTCGCTGCCGCCGGACAGATCTTCTTTACCCTCTCCGTAGGGACTGGTAGCATCCTTTGCTATGCCAGCTATCTAAAGCGGAATGACGATTGCGCTCTTACCGGCCTCGCAACTGCTTCTACCAACGAGTTCTGCGAAGTCGTCCTTGGTGGCTCAATTGCCATCCCTATGGCCGTCGCCGTCTTCGGCCTCTTCGGTGCTCAAGCCATTGCCAGTGGCGGCTCATTTAACATTGGTTTCGTCGCTATGCCCCTCATCTTCGAACAGATGCCGCTCGGCCGTCTCTTCGGCCCCATCTGGTTCGCGCTCCTCTTCTTTGCAGGCATCACCTCCTCCGTCGCCCTCGCCTCTCCCATGATGGCCTTCCTTCAGGATGAATTCGGCATCTCCCGCAAATCCGCCGCAGGCATCCTTTTTGGTATCCTCATTGGCTTCGGCATCCCCGTCGTCGTCTTCCCCGGCTCTGCCTATCTCGATCAGCTGGATTTCTGGGCCGGAACATTAGGCCTCTTCATCTTCGCTCTCATTGAATTGATCATCTTTGGCTGGATCTTCGGCGGTAAAGAAATGTGGGCTGAAATGACTCGCGGTGCGCAGATCCCCATGCCCAGATTCGTCTACTACCTCGTCCGCTACGTCGCACCAATCTATATGTTCGTGATTCTCGGCCTCTGGATCTTGCAGGAATGGCAAACCTTAACCTCGGTGGAATCTTTCCTGCCCGAACAACGCGGCTACATCTGGATGGCCCGCGCCTCAGTCGTCACCGTCATCGGCCTCGTCGCCCTCCTGGTAGGCCTCGCCTGGGCGATTAAAAACTCCTCCCCACCCCCGGAGCGTAGAGAGTAG